A part of Dreissena polymorpha isolate Duluth1 chromosome 13, UMN_Dpol_1.0, whole genome shotgun sequence genomic DNA contains:
- the LOC127854625 gene encoding circumsporozoite protein-like: protein MEYDTEAGTEAGKEASKEEGKEASKKAGAATGKEAGKGTGKEAVKEERTEAEAEKEAETETGAETGTEAGTESGTEAGTEAGAEAGAEAGTEAGTEAGTVAGTEAGAEAETEAGKEAGKEAGKEAGKEADKEASKEASKVASNEAGMETGNEAGKEAGKVASKEAGKEAGKEAGKEAGKEAGKEAGKEAVKEERTEAGKEAETEAEKGTEACKEAEKEAETEAGAETETETETNRVGGNERRAEGGQSIFRWPCMMP, encoded by the exons ATGGAATATG ATACGGAGGCAGGGACGGAGGCAGGCAAGGAGGCAAGCAAGGAGGAAGGCAAGGAGGCAAGCAAGAAGGCAGGGGCGGCGACAGGCAAGGAGGCGGGCAAGGGGACGGGCAAGGAGGCAGTCAAGGAGGAACGGACGGAGGCAG AGGCAGAGAAGGAGGCAGAGACTGAGACAGGGGCGGAGACAGGGACGGAGGCAGGGACGGAGTCTGGGACGGAGGCTGGGACGGAGGCAGGAGCGGAGGCAGGAGCGGAGGCAGGGACGGAGGCAGGGACGGAGGCAGGGACAGTGGCAGGGACAGAGGCAGGGGCGGAGGCAGAGACGGAGGCAGGGAAGGAGGCAGGCAAGGAGGCAGGCAAGGAGGCAGGCAAGGAGGCAGACAAGGAGGCAAGCAAGGAGGCAAGCAAGGTGGCAAGCAATGAGGCAGGGATGGAGACAGGCAACGAGGCGGGCAAGGAGGCGGGCAAGGTGGCGAGCAAGGAGGCGGGCAAGGAGGCGGGCAAGGAGGCGGGCAAGGAGGCGGGCAAGGAGGCGGGCAAGGAGGCGGGCAAGGAGGCAGTCAAGGAGGAGCGGACGGAGGCAGGCAAGGAGGCAGAGACAGAGGCGGAGAAGGGGACGGAGGCATGCAAAGAGGCAGAGAAGGAGGCAGAGACGGAGGCAGGGGCGGAGACAGAGACGGAGACAGAGACGAACAGGGTCGGAGGGAATGAAAGACGGGCAGAGGGAGGACAATCGATATTTAGATGGCCATGCATGATGCCTTAA